In the Lascolabacillus massiliensis genome, one interval contains:
- a CDS encoding polysaccharide biosynthesis protein, protein MSEFTNKTLLITGGTGSFGNAVLDRFLDTDIGEIRIFSRDEKKQDDMRHRIQNAKVKFYIGDVRDKRSVDTAMRGVDYVFHAAALKQVPSCEFFPMQAVRTNVIGTENVLDSAIEFGVKRVVVLSTDKAAYPINAMGISKAMMEKVAIAIARSLGKDATTTICCTRYGNVMASRGSVIPLWVEQIKSGNPITITDPNMTRYMMTLQDAVDLVLYAFKNGENGDLFVQKAPAVTLSILANTLLELYNANNEIKIIGTRHGEKLYETLVTREEMAKSVDMGNYFRVPADDRDLNYDKFFIEGQEDVSNVEDYHSHNTYRLNSEEMKELLLKLPEIREDLQK, encoded by the coding sequence ATGTCGGAATTCACTAATAAAACACTTCTTATAACCGGAGGTACAGGTTCCTTTGGTAATGCTGTTCTGGACAGGTTTCTTGATACGGATATAGGAGAGATTCGTATCTTCAGCAGGGATGAAAAGAAACAGGATGATATGCGTCACAGGATTCAGAACGCAAAAGTGAAGTTTTACATTGGGGATGTACGTGATAAACGCTCTGTTGACACTGCAATGCGTGGTGTTGATTATGTTTTTCATGCTGCAGCTCTTAAGCAGGTGCCATCGTGCGAGTTTTTTCCAATGCAGGCTGTGAGAACAAATGTTATAGGTACAGAGAATGTGCTTGATTCGGCTATCGAATTTGGAGTTAAGCGTGTGGTGGTGCTTAGCACTGATAAGGCTGCTTACCCTATAAACGCTATGGGAATAAGCAAAGCGATGATGGAGAAGGTGGCAATTGCAATTGCACGCTCTCTGGGTAAGGATGCAACCACAACTATCTGCTGTACGCGTTATGGTAATGTGATGGCTAGCAGGGGTTCGGTTATTCCGCTTTGGGTTGAGCAGATAAAATCTGGAAATCCTATCACGATTACTGATCCAAATATGACCCGCTATATGATGACGCTGCAGGATGCGGTGGATCTTGTGCTTTATGCCTTTAAAAATGGTGAGAATGGAGATCTGTTTGTTCAGAAAGCTCCTGCGGTTACACTATCAATTCTTGCTAATACTCTTCTGGAGCTTTATAATGCGAATAATGAAATAAAGATAATTGGTACCCGTCACGGCGAGAAGCTGTATGAAACGCTTGTTACACGCGAAGAGATGGCCAAATCGGTGGATATGGGCAACTATTTCAGAGTGCCGGCTGATGATCGTGACCTGAACTATGATAAGTTCTTTATCGAGGGACAGGAGGATGTCTCTAATGTGGAGGACTATCATTCTCATAATACTTATCGACTGAACAGTGAGGAGATGAAAGAGTTGCTCCTCAAGCTCCCGGAAATAAGGGAGGATTTGCAGAAATAG